The following coding sequences lie in one Candidatus Nitrospira allomarina genomic window:
- a CDS encoding class I SAM-dependent methyltransferase produces MMMFTWFNGKHDFLQYVTQIKSYQLEAERYLSSQSEVSGYCAVCRGVRKFTVNAGVYFGPLPNLREGLVCECGLGNRNRLIYSAIALETENYADVQMAILERTSVLYHRLQEIYPGIIGSEFIGKDIPGGTMHTACGISVRHESITGLSFSSCSLDVIVHNDVLEHVFDYKKALEELYRVLRKGGTLIFTCPFFFRLDREIQKARILADGSLELLMEPEYHGDPINPQGALTFYHYGWGLLDDLIRCGFCDVRVGVNYDVFSGLVSNNHPEYEYGNMLPIIIRAVK; encoded by the coding sequence ATGATGATGTTTACGTGGTTTAATGGAAAGCATGATTTCCTTCAATATGTCACTCAGATTAAATCGTATCAACTCGAGGCCGAGCGCTATCTTTCTTCGCAAAGTGAGGTTTCCGGGTATTGTGCCGTATGTCGGGGGGTAAGGAAATTCACGGTAAATGCTGGTGTCTATTTCGGACCTCTCCCTAATCTCCGGGAAGGATTAGTCTGTGAGTGCGGGTTGGGAAATCGCAACCGCCTGATCTATTCCGCCATTGCATTGGAGACGGAAAATTATGCTGATGTGCAGATGGCGATTTTGGAGAGAACCTCTGTTTTATATCACCGTCTTCAGGAAATCTACCCAGGAATTATCGGATCTGAATTTATCGGAAAGGATATCCCGGGTGGAACTATGCATACGGCGTGCGGAATCTCCGTCCGACACGAGTCTATCACGGGGTTGTCATTTTCATCATGTTCGCTTGACGTCATTGTTCATAATGACGTGCTTGAGCATGTCTTTGACTATAAAAAGGCCTTGGAAGAGCTTTATCGGGTTCTGAGGAAAGGTGGAACTCTCATTTTTACCTGCCCCTTTTTCTTCAGGCTTGACCGGGAGATTCAAAAGGCCCGGATCCTGGCTGATGGATCTCTCGAGTTGTTGATGGAGCCTGAATACCATGGTGATCCGATTAACCCTCAGGGAGCATTGACGTTTTATCACTATGGCTGGGGATTGTTGGATGATTTAATCCGGTGCGGTTTTTGTGATGTCCGTGTCGGTGTCAATTACGATGTGTTTTCTGGATTGGTCTCGAATAATCATCCCGAGTATGAATATGGCAATATGCTTCCCATTATTATTCGTGCGGTGAAGTAG
- a CDS encoding phytanoyl-CoA dioxygenase family protein: MVNLSEQPVSARGEMGALWLDLPDAEQEAVSRAARYPSHYPRMAKEMITEGFTILKGVIEPGLCDAVVNDYQRYLETNKGYADQYIDAKGRHHRLVNFHMSSENAMKIGCHDEIMRALDYLFGYKAGIYTSLTFEYGTEQPIHRDAPFFHTFPVNYFVGAWCALEDIEPDAGPLMYVPGGHRFPCDQHAIYKRVRNENPGQPDDWLVRHALEAYYGEVMARSGAIGATKQAVLQKGDVAIWHPQLPHGGAPAVNPQRTRRSVVFHCAPETLQVYQHDVFFQFEDPGFPPPRYAFGSYQGRNYALAGETAFQ, translated from the coding sequence ATGGTCAATTTATCTGAACAACCGGTAAGCGCGAGAGGTGAGATGGGGGCCTTGTGGCTGGATCTGCCTGATGCGGAGCAGGAGGCTGTATCACGAGCCGCTCGGTATCCTTCGCACTATCCCAGGATGGCCAAGGAAATGATCACGGAGGGGTTTACCATTTTAAAGGGGGTGATTGAGCCCGGTCTTTGCGATGCGGTGGTCAATGATTATCAACGATACCTTGAAACCAATAAGGGATATGCCGATCAGTATATCGATGCCAAGGGGCGCCATCACAGACTGGTAAATTTCCATATGTCCTCCGAGAATGCCATGAAAATCGGATGTCACGATGAAATTATGAGGGCGTTAGATTATCTCTTCGGGTATAAAGCCGGCATTTATACGTCGTTAACCTTTGAATATGGCACCGAGCAGCCCATCCATCGTGATGCCCCTTTTTTTCATACCTTTCCTGTCAACTATTTTGTTGGCGCCTGGTGTGCTTTGGAAGACATAGAGCCCGATGCCGGCCCATTGATGTATGTGCCTGGAGGTCATCGATTTCCCTGTGATCAGCATGCGATCTATAAACGGGTTCGTAATGAAAACCCTGGTCAGCCGGATGACTGGTTGGTGCGCCATGCTCTCGAAGCCTATTATGGGGAAGTGATGGCCCGATCAGGAGCCATCGGAGCAACGAAGCAGGCTGTGTTGCAAAAGGGCGATGTCGCCATTTGGCATCCTCAACTGCCTCACGGTGGTGCCCCTGCAGTCAATCCACAGAGGACTCGGCGAAGCGTGGTATTTCATTGCGCCCCGGAGACGTTGCAGGTCTATCAGCACGATGTCTTTTTTCAGTTTGAGGACCCCGGGTTTCCTCCACCACGTTATGCCTTCGGATCCTATCAGGGCCGGAATTATGCTCTCGCAGGGGAAACGGCATTTCAATAG
- a CDS encoding glycosyltransferase, whose product MGTFVDFVGVAKQAVRHHGGFTMVFRRLWQVLAFEGFPGLKKKIRQLLANRKAFASSGESDEMTQLETAPIIEKYSGSPRAVLAPGALLLGHPYEVLGMGEHVRLSAAACSAAEVPFGIRNVQGEYGIHLADIHQDFPFMDKISRTGAYRANVFHINADEMGNAQIHLGKDLFVDRYNIGYWAWELSHFPEAWCPSLQLVDEVWAPSRFIEQAIADKTASPVIRMPLAVEFPEPHGVRREAFGLPEDRFLFLFFFDFTSYVHRKNPHAVIRAFLQAFPDLSDTRVGLVIKMNGMGLRPKEYQAFLESIDNEDPRIILMDKVLTDRETKSLVKLCDCFLSLHRSEGFGRGLAEAMYLGKPVIATGYSGNLDFTNAHNSCLVDYRLIPVGDQEYPFAKGQKWADPDIEHAVWFMKRVVNEPHYAQTIGQHAADFIKTHHSPLAVGTKYRARLAALKIV is encoded by the coding sequence ATGGGTACTTTTGTGGATTTTGTGGGCGTGGCAAAACAGGCTGTCCGTCATCATGGAGGATTCACCATGGTATTTCGACGTCTGTGGCAGGTGTTAGCCTTTGAAGGATTTCCCGGGCTGAAGAAAAAAATAAGGCAATTGCTGGCTAATCGAAAGGCCTTTGCGTCCAGTGGCGAGTCAGATGAAATGACCCAATTAGAGACAGCCCCCATTATTGAAAAATATTCCGGTTCCCCGAGGGCTGTCCTTGCCCCTGGTGCCCTTCTACTGGGCCATCCCTATGAAGTGCTTGGTATGGGGGAGCATGTCCGATTGTCTGCCGCGGCATGTTCAGCGGCGGAAGTCCCCTTCGGTATTCGAAATGTTCAGGGAGAGTATGGCATCCATTTGGCCGACATCCACCAGGATTTCCCTTTCATGGATAAGATTTCCAGAACTGGAGCCTATCGGGCCAATGTATTTCACATCAATGCGGATGAGATGGGAAATGCTCAAATTCACCTGGGCAAGGACCTTTTTGTGGATCGGTATAATATTGGGTATTGGGCATGGGAGCTAAGCCATTTTCCCGAGGCGTGGTGTCCGTCGCTTCAACTGGTGGACGAAGTTTGGGCTCCTTCTCGATTTATTGAACAGGCCATTGCCGATAAAACCGCTTCCCCGGTCATCAGGATGCCCCTGGCCGTGGAATTTCCAGAGCCCCACGGCGTGCGCAGGGAAGCCTTTGGATTACCAGAGGATCGATTTTTGTTTCTCTTTTTCTTCGATTTTACCTCCTATGTCCATCGAAAAAACCCGCATGCGGTCATTCGGGCTTTTTTGCAGGCGTTTCCCGATCTTTCGGATACGCGAGTCGGATTGGTTATTAAGATGAATGGCATGGGCTTGCGTCCGAAGGAATACCAGGCGTTTCTTGAATCCATTGATAATGAGGATCCTCGAATCATCCTGATGGATAAGGTATTGACTGACCGGGAAACCAAGTCTTTGGTCAAGCTGTGCGATTGTTTTTTGTCCCTGCACCGGTCCGAAGGCTTTGGCCGTGGGCTGGCGGAAGCTATGTATCTCGGGAAGCCGGTGATTGCGACCGGATATTCGGGAAATCTTGATTTTACCAACGCCCACAATTCGTGCCTGGTCGATTATCGACTTATTCCAGTCGGGGACCAGGAGTATCCGTTCGCAAAGGGGCAGAAGTGGGCGGACCCGGACATTGAGCATGCGGTGTGGTTTATGAAGCGAGTCGTCAATGAGCCGCATTATGCGCAAACAATTGGGCAACATGCGGCGGACTTTATCAAAACCCACCATAGTCCCTTGGCAGTGGGAACCAAATATCGAGCTCGGCTTGCCGCCTTGAAGATCGTGTAA
- a CDS encoding glycosyltransferase: MTKQTVRSHGGVTIVLRSMWQILVFEGFRGLKRRLISVMESWIASLDLHRVGQGVQSKRAIVGERTSPWHAAIGIRPSIEAIEPGNGLGSIRTVVSPGVLLIGHPYGVLGIGENIRLSAAACAAAQVPFGIRSVYGEHGVHVAEVHKDFPFMDKISRAGAYRTNVFHLNADEMENARKLLGKHLFADRYNIGYWSWELSHFPEAWHPSLQLVDEVWAPSRFIEQAIADKTASPVIRMPLAVEFPEPHGMTREAFGLPEDRFLFLFFFDFTSYVHRKNPHAVIRAFLQAFPDLSDTRVGVVIKMNGMGLRPKEYQAFLESIDGEDSRIILMDKVLTDRETKSLVKLCDCFLSLHRSEGFGRGLAEAMYLGKPVIATGYSGNLDFTNAHNSCLVDYRLIPVREDEYPFGKGQKWADPDIEHAVWFMKRVVNEPHYAQTIGQHAADFIKTHHSSQAVGTKYRRRLVTLNLLDEL, from the coding sequence ATGACGAAACAGACTGTTCGTTCCCATGGCGGGGTCACGATAGTTTTGCGGAGTATGTGGCAGATCCTGGTTTTCGAAGGATTCCGCGGTCTGAAGCGACGACTCATATCTGTGATGGAAAGTTGGATAGCATCCCTCGATTTACATCGTGTGGGGCAAGGAGTCCAATCTAAAAGGGCAATTGTTGGGGAAAGGACGTCGCCTTGGCATGCGGCCATTGGGATAAGGCCCTCAATAGAGGCAATCGAGCCGGGAAACGGCCTTGGGTCCATTAGAACAGTGGTGTCGCCTGGCGTTTTATTAATCGGGCATCCCTATGGGGTGCTTGGTATAGGTGAGAATATACGATTGTCTGCGGCAGCATGTGCGGCGGCACAAGTCCCATTTGGTATTCGAAGTGTTTATGGAGAGCATGGGGTTCACGTTGCCGAGGTCCATAAGGATTTCCCTTTCATGGATAAGATTTCCAGAGCTGGAGCCTATCGGACTAATGTATTTCATCTGAATGCAGATGAGATGGAGAATGCTCGAAAGCTCCTGGGCAAGCATCTCTTTGCGGATCGGTATAATATTGGATATTGGTCGTGGGAGTTAAGCCATTTTCCCGAGGCGTGGCATCCATCGCTTCAACTGGTGGACGAAGTTTGGGCTCCTTCTCGATTTATTGAACAGGCCATTGCCGATAAAACCGCTTCCCCGGTCATCAGGATGCCCCTGGCCGTGGAATTTCCAGAGCCGCACGGGATGACCAGGGAAGCCTTTGGATTGCCAGAGGATCGATTTTTGTTTCTCTTTTTCTTCGATTTTACCTCCTATGTCCATCGAAAAAACCCGCATGCGGTCATTCGGGCTTTTTTGCAGGCGTTTCCCGATCTTTCGGATACGCGAGTCGGAGTGGTTATTAAGATGAATGGCATGGGCTTGCGTCCGAAGGAATACCAGGCGTTTCTTGAATCCATTGATGGTGAGGATTCTCGAATCATCCTGATGGATAAGGTATTGACTGACCGGGAAACCAAGTCCCTGGTCAAGCTGTGCGATTGCTTTTTGTCCCTGCACCGGTCCGAAGGCTTTGGCCGGGGGCTGGCGGAAGCTATGTATCTCGGGAAGCCGGTGATTGCGACCGGATATTCGGGAAATCTTGATTTTACCAACGCCCACAATTCGTGCCTGGTCGATTATCGGCTTATTCCGGTCAGAGAGGATGAATATCCATTTGGAAAGGGGCAGAAGTGGGCGGACCCGGACATTGAGCATGCGGTGTGGTTTATGAAGCGAGTCGTCAATGAGCCGCATTATGCGCAGACAATTGGGCAACATGCGGCGGACTTTATCAAAACCCACCATAGCTCACAGGCGGTGGGTACAAAATATCGAAGGCGACTTGTGACTTTAAACCTGCTTGACGAACTGTGA
- a CDS encoding TylF/MycF/NovP-related O-methyltransferase, whose amino-acid sequence MKPDLREVEMVFDLFVPPVGGGGGYPVRKSRNVRDGYARGWGLQCGQLRESVRKDALYQEAYRLASGRTVVSEDNRMNIFLILKYFLPYIPFGHIVEFGSYKGGNALFMAYVVDQLYPGRKVFALDTFAGMPATESAIDAHGAGDFQDVDLQELREFANREGVRNVEFIKGLFQETGPSAIDKIGSIVLAHIDCDIYSAVAYSYDLVKPFMVPGGYVVFDDAATSSCLGATEAVEELVIRRDGLHSEQIFPQFVFRSHGV is encoded by the coding sequence ATGAAGCCTGATCTGAGAGAAGTGGAAATGGTCTTTGATTTGTTTGTCCCTCCCGTGGGAGGGGGGGGAGGCTACCCCGTTCGGAAGTCCCGGAATGTTCGCGATGGCTATGCCAGAGGATGGGGATTGCAATGCGGCCAATTGCGCGAGTCGGTTCGGAAGGATGCGTTATATCAGGAGGCATACAGACTGGCTTCTGGCCGGACTGTAGTTTCTGAAGATAACCGGATGAATATTTTCCTGATCCTGAAATATTTTCTTCCCTACATTCCCTTTGGCCACATTGTCGAATTTGGATCGTATAAAGGGGGGAACGCGCTGTTTATGGCCTATGTGGTCGATCAACTGTATCCTGGCAGAAAAGTCTTTGCGCTGGATACTTTTGCAGGAATGCCGGCAACCGAATCGGCTATTGATGCCCACGGAGCAGGAGACTTCCAAGACGTCGATTTGCAGGAGTTGCGAGAATTTGCTAATCGGGAGGGTGTCAGAAATGTTGAATTTATCAAAGGGTTGTTCCAGGAAACCGGCCCCTCTGCTATCGACAAGATTGGAAGCATTGTCTTGGCCCATATCGACTGTGATATTTATTCGGCCGTGGCCTATTCGTATGATCTCGTGAAGCCCTTTATGGTTCCAGGTGGGTATGTGGTGTTTGATGATGCGGCCACCTCAAGCTGTTTAGGAGCGACCGAAGCGGTAGAAGAATTGGTGATTCGTCGGGACGGGTTGCATAGTGAGCAAATTTTCCCGCAGTTTGTCTTCCGGTCTCATGGAGTTTGA
- a CDS encoding class I SAM-dependent methyltransferase — translation MKECSKSIARRLSEPNFINRFFVGKGLDIGGHPDPLGLYQELFCRMEDVRTWDQIDGNAQFLEGVSDETFDFVHSSHCLEHLHDPVVGLRNWFRVLRPGGHLVITVPDEDLYEQGQFPSTFNADHKWTFTIFKMHSWSQQSLNILDLVRDLGAAAEPVKIEQLISTYRFNLPRYDQTLSSVGECGIEIVIRKRPIAEVEAGGRWCRSSDQPREELRIHLNQYRDDLRTLKHFNREKPPFHNDQPL, via the coding sequence ATGAAAGAATGTAGCAAGTCAATTGCTCGGCGATTATCCGAGCCAAACTTCATTAACCGGTTTTTCGTCGGGAAGGGTCTGGATATCGGTGGCCATCCCGATCCCTTGGGATTATATCAGGAATTGTTTTGTCGGATGGAGGATGTGCGAACATGGGACCAGATTGATGGCAATGCGCAGTTTCTTGAGGGTGTGTCGGATGAGACATTCGACTTTGTGCATAGCAGTCATTGCCTGGAGCATCTGCATGATCCCGTCGTAGGACTCCGAAATTGGTTTAGGGTGTTGCGGCCAGGCGGCCATCTCGTTATTACCGTCCCGGATGAAGATTTATATGAACAAGGCCAGTTTCCAAGCACATTTAATGCCGATCATAAATGGACGTTTACCATTTTCAAGATGCATTCCTGGAGTCAACAGTCTCTGAATATTCTGGATTTGGTTCGTGACCTTGGTGCTGCTGCCGAGCCGGTCAAAATTGAACAACTTATTTCGACGTATCGGTTTAATCTTCCAAGATACGACCAGACTTTGAGTTCGGTTGGGGAATGCGGGATCGAGATTGTGATTCGCAAGCGTCCCATTGCGGAAGTGGAAGCAGGGGGGCGATGGTGTCGGTCCTCAGATCAACCTCGAGAGGAACTGCGGATTCACCTGAACCAGTACCGGGACGATCTGCGAACGCTCAAACATTTTAATCGGGAAAAACCACCGTTTCACAATGACCAACCGCTTTGA
- a CDS encoding GHMP family kinase ATP-binding protein: MIIRARAPLRLGLAGGGTDVSPYCDLYGGCVLNATIDRYAYAVLEVLTGNKVQFCSADRQHFSEYQLGESIPRNGCVDLQRAVYLYMVKQFNEGRPLPVKVTTYCDAPVGSGLGSSSTLVVAMIKAFAELLNVPLDDYALAHLAFRLERVDCGLQGGRQDQYAATFGGFNFIEFYADNRVIVNPLRIKNWIICELEASLVLFFTGVSRSSAKIISDQSTNVEAGTDLALSAMHAMKREACTMKESLLKGDFTGLVESMREGWVSKKRSAKSVSNAHIDEIYESAVKAGALAGKVSGAGGGGFMMFFVPPEKRMEVIFALKKFSGQVSNCHFTKYGMQGWKID; encoded by the coding sequence ATGATCATCCGCGCGCGGGCGCCTCTTCGGCTTGGCCTGGCGGGCGGTGGGACAGATGTGTCGCCCTATTGTGATTTGTATGGCGGTTGTGTGCTCAATGCCACGATTGATCGATATGCCTATGCGGTCCTGGAGGTGTTGACAGGCAATAAGGTGCAGTTTTGTTCTGCTGATCGACAGCATTTTAGTGAGTATCAGTTGGGCGAATCCATTCCACGCAATGGATGTGTCGATTTACAGCGAGCCGTCTATCTGTACATGGTCAAGCAGTTTAATGAAGGACGGCCGTTGCCTGTGAAAGTTACTACCTACTGCGATGCTCCTGTAGGGTCTGGGCTAGGATCCTCCTCAACTCTGGTCGTGGCGATGATTAAAGCCTTTGCGGAATTGCTGAACGTCCCGCTTGACGATTACGCGTTGGCTCATTTGGCGTTTAGGCTTGAGCGGGTTGATTGTGGTCTGCAAGGTGGGAGACAGGATCAATATGCCGCGACATTTGGGGGGTTTAATTTTATTGAGTTTTATGCAGACAATCGGGTGATCGTTAATCCCTTGCGTATCAAAAACTGGATCATCTGTGAGCTGGAGGCCTCATTAGTGCTTTTTTTTACTGGTGTGTCCAGATCTTCCGCAAAGATCATCAGTGATCAGAGTACTAATGTTGAGGCTGGCACTGACTTGGCGCTATCTGCCATGCATGCCATGAAGCGTGAGGCCTGTACGATGAAGGAAAGTCTGTTGAAAGGCGATTTCACCGGACTCGTTGAGTCCATGCGTGAGGGATGGGTCAGCAAGAAGCGTTCAGCCAAGAGTGTGTCCAACGCACATATTGATGAAATCTATGAATCCGCTGTCAAGGCCGGAGCCTTGGCCGGGAAGGTATCCGGTGCTGGCGGAGGAGGATTTATGATGTTTTTTGTCCCACCGGAAAAACGCATGGAAGTAATTTTTGCGTTAAAAAAATTCTCCGGACAAGTCAGTAACTGTCATTTTACCAAATATGGTATGCAAGGTTGGAAGATAGATTGA
- a CDS encoding nucleotidyltransferase family protein: MGIRKAIVLAGGRGERLQSVLPDLPKPMAPVKGRPFLEYILDKLVDAGLTEVIISVGYKAEVIKAHFGQAYRSLQIKYSSESYPLGTGGAMALALKGDESSPALVLNADTLVDIDYPALMAWYAQTPTRVAIVLRHVPDVSRYGAVMLLGERVVEFQEKGQEGPGLVNAGVYIVESQIFSQYGSGDHFSFETDILQPYCRELQPRAFITTGYFIDIGTPSDYERAQREVIFTRAN; encoded by the coding sequence GTGGGAATCAGAAAGGCCATTGTTCTGGCTGGGGGACGCGGCGAAAGACTTCAATCTGTCCTCCCCGATCTTCCTAAACCCATGGCGCCTGTTAAAGGCCGGCCATTTTTGGAGTATATTCTCGATAAACTTGTCGATGCTGGGCTGACCGAAGTCATTATATCGGTTGGGTATAAGGCGGAAGTTATTAAAGCGCATTTTGGGCAGGCTTACCGCTCACTTCAAATCAAATATTCAAGTGAAAGCTATCCTTTGGGAACAGGAGGAGCGATGGCTTTGGCGCTAAAAGGCGATGAGTCTTCTCCAGCTTTGGTCCTTAATGCCGACACGCTTGTTGACATCGATTATCCTGCCCTGATGGCCTGGTATGCCCAGACCCCAACTCGGGTCGCGATAGTCCTTCGGCATGTTCCGGATGTGAGTCGGTATGGTGCTGTCATGCTCCTGGGAGAACGGGTCGTAGAGTTTCAGGAAAAGGGTCAGGAGGGCCCAGGCTTAGTAAATGCCGGGGTGTACATTGTTGAATCTCAAATCTTTTCCCAATATGGAAGTGGAGATCACTTTTCCTTTGAGACGGATATCCTCCAACCGTATTGTCGAGAGTTGCAGCCTCGCGCATTCATCACGACAGGATATTTTATTGATATCGGCACGCCAAGCGACTATGAACGCGCTCAGAGGGAAGTGATTTTTACTCGTGCGAACTGA
- a CDS encoding phytanoyl-CoA dioxygenase family protein: MVGFRFHQGYAYWFGMGNVCPDMATALIAVDPTIRENGCLLILEGSHKMGRIDPVFHDEVPDRGVCQNRLAVFEKRLPDVCVD, from the coding sequence ATGGTCGGATTCCGTTTTCATCAGGGTTATGCTTATTGGTTTGGAATGGGGAATGTGTGTCCGGATATGGCTACGGCTCTCATTGCTGTTGATCCGACGATCAGGGAAAATGGGTGTTTGTTAATTCTCGAGGGGTCTCATAAGATGGGCAGGATTGACCCTGTGTTTCATGATGAGGTGCCTGACAGGGGTGTTTGTCAGAACCGCCTGGCTGTTTTTGAAAAGCGCTTACCAGATGTATGCGTGGATTGA
- a CDS encoding class I SAM-dependent methyltransferase: MIEPVVIPQWKSNPKKQFILEFAQTVQPTLLWDFGCNTGEYSETALNGGARNVVGFDFDQGALDGSYHRAIERGLFFQALFMDAANPSPNQGWNGHERESLQSRASADAILALALVHHLAIARNIPLGQVVNWLITLAPQGVIEFVPKNDPMVQELLSLRQDIFPDYTADHFMAILEKKAVIIKNEIVSKSGRVLVWFKRI; encoded by the coding sequence ATGATAGAACCTGTAGTTATTCCTCAATGGAAATCAAATCCAAAAAAGCAATTCATTCTTGAATTTGCCCAAACGGTCCAGCCCACACTGTTATGGGATTTTGGATGCAATACCGGTGAATATTCAGAAACGGCGTTGAATGGCGGGGCCAGAAACGTCGTAGGGTTTGACTTTGATCAAGGTGCGTTGGATGGTAGTTACCATCGAGCAATCGAGAGGGGTCTCTTCTTTCAGGCTCTGTTTATGGATGCCGCTAATCCGAGTCCAAATCAAGGGTGGAATGGTCACGAGCGGGAAAGTCTTCAGTCCCGGGCTTCAGCGGATGCCATCCTCGCCTTGGCTCTGGTTCATCACTTAGCTATTGCCAGGAATATTCCGTTGGGTCAGGTTGTCAATTGGCTGATCACACTTGCCCCACAGGGGGTCATCGAATTTGTTCCGAAAAATGATCCTATGGTGCAAGAATTGTTAAGTCTACGCCAGGATATTTTCCCTGATTACACCGCCGACCATTTCATGGCCATTTTGGAAAAAAAGGCAGTGATCATTAAGAATGAAATTGTCTCAAAAAGCGGACGAGTGTTGGTGTGGTTTAAGCGAATATAA